Proteins from one Paraburkholderia sp. BL10I2N1 genomic window:
- a CDS encoding CysB family HTH-type transcriptional regulator has translation MNLHQFRFVREAVRQNFNLTEAAKALYTSQPGVSKAIIELEDELGVEIFTRHGKRVRSLTEPGRIILQSVERILQEVESLKRVGKDYAAQDQGNLVIAATHTQARYSLPAAIAEFKKRFPKVHLSILQGSPTQVAEMVIHDQADLAIATEAISNYKELVSLPCFQWHHVAVMQPDHPLLDRKQLSLDDLTQYPLITYDNAFAGRTKINEAFRLRGLHPDIVLEAIDADVIKTYVELGLGVGIMADIAFNAERDRHLRAMPVGHLFGSNVTRVALKQGAYLRSYVYTLVELLSPSMNRRLIEQALKGEHETYEL, from the coding sequence ATGAACCTGCACCAGTTTCGCTTCGTGCGCGAGGCGGTCCGGCAGAACTTCAACCTCACGGAAGCCGCCAAGGCACTGTATACAAGCCAGCCAGGCGTCTCGAAGGCGATCATCGAGCTGGAGGACGAACTCGGCGTGGAAATCTTCACGCGGCACGGCAAACGCGTCCGCTCGCTGACCGAGCCGGGGCGGATCATTCTTCAGTCGGTTGAGCGGATCCTGCAGGAAGTCGAGAGCCTGAAGCGGGTCGGTAAAGATTACGCGGCCCAGGATCAGGGCAATCTGGTCATCGCCGCCACCCACACGCAGGCGCGCTACTCCCTTCCGGCCGCGATCGCCGAATTCAAGAAGCGCTTTCCCAAAGTTCACCTTTCGATCCTGCAAGGCAGCCCGACGCAGGTCGCGGAAATGGTCATCCACGACCAGGCGGACCTCGCGATCGCCACCGAGGCGATCTCAAACTATAAGGAGCTGGTGTCGCTGCCATGCTTCCAGTGGCATCACGTGGCCGTGATGCAGCCGGATCACCCGCTGCTGGACCGCAAGCAGCTGTCGCTCGACGATCTGACGCAATACCCGCTGATTACGTACGACAACGCGTTCGCCGGCCGCACCAAGATCAACGAGGCGTTCCGCCTGCGCGGCCTGCATCCCGATATCGTGCTCGAAGCGATCGACGCCGACGTGATCAAGACCTACGTCGAACTGGGACTCGGGGTCGGCATCATGGCGGATATCGCGTTCAACGCCGAGCGCGACCGTCACCTGCGGGCGATGCCGGTCGGCCATCTGTTTGGCAGCAATGTGACGCGCGTCGCGCTGAAACAGGGCGCGTACCTGCGCAGCTATGTGTACACGCTGGTCGAACTGCTGTCGCCGAGCATGAACCGCCGGCTGATCGAGCAGGCGCTCAAGGGCGAGCATGAGACCTATGAGCTGTAA
- a CDS encoding ABC transporter substrate-binding protein, with the protein MSFTSYKKNLRQVAAAAALLVSTVAHADLKVGIDLSSTGPAAAIGITSKNAMLMWPKTIAGQNAQYIILDDGSDPGAAVRNIRKLINEDHVDVIVGPNITPAALAALDPVAESQTPMITLIGSASVVEPQEGKRVWAFKMAQTDSAMADVMTRHMANHNVKTVGFIGFADSYGDSWLNEFTKFAALRHIQVVATERFNRTDASVTGQILKLMAAKPDAILIAGAGTPTVLPQRTLVERGFKGPIYQTHGIATPEFIKLGGKDVEGTLFPTQPVVVARTLPADHPAKKAALAFVNAYEAQYGANTVTQFAGDAAGVYPRLHDAVTRALKTAQPGTPAFRAALRDELEHAHELVVPNGVVNTSAKDHVGLDQRASVMGIIKDGKFTWLSQ; encoded by the coding sequence ATGAGCTTTACGTCGTACAAAAAGAACCTGCGCCAGGTAGCCGCCGCTGCGGCACTGCTGGTCAGCACGGTCGCGCATGCCGATCTGAAGGTTGGCATCGATCTGTCGAGCACCGGCCCCGCCGCCGCGATCGGCATTACCAGCAAGAACGCGATGCTGATGTGGCCGAAGACGATTGCCGGCCAGAACGCCCAGTACATCATTCTCGACGACGGCTCCGATCCGGGCGCCGCCGTGCGCAACATCCGCAAGCTCATCAACGAGGACCACGTTGACGTGATCGTCGGGCCGAACATTACGCCGGCCGCGCTGGCCGCGCTCGATCCCGTCGCCGAAAGCCAGACGCCGATGATTACGCTGATCGGCTCGGCGAGCGTCGTCGAACCGCAGGAAGGCAAGCGCGTGTGGGCGTTCAAGATGGCCCAGACCGACAGCGCAATGGCCGACGTGATGACGCGCCATATGGCAAATCACAACGTGAAGACAGTGGGCTTCATCGGCTTCGCTGACAGCTACGGCGACAGCTGGCTCAACGAATTCACGAAGTTCGCGGCGCTGCGGCACATTCAGGTGGTCGCGACCGAACGCTTCAACCGCACCGACGCGAGCGTCACCGGACAGATCCTCAAGCTGATGGCCGCCAAGCCGGACGCGATCCTGATCGCCGGCGCCGGCACGCCGACCGTGCTGCCGCAACGCACGCTCGTCGAGCGCGGCTTCAAGGGGCCGATCTATCAGACGCACGGCATTGCCACGCCGGAGTTCATCAAGCTGGGCGGCAAGGATGTCGAGGGGACGCTGTTTCCGACGCAGCCGGTCGTCGTCGCGCGGACGCTGCCGGCCGATCATCCGGCGAAAAAGGCGGCGCTCGCGTTCGTCAACGCGTATGAAGCGCAATACGGCGCGAACACCGTCACGCAATTCGCGGGCGACGCGGCCGGCGTGTACCCTCGCCTGCATGACGCCGTGACCCGCGCGCTGAAGACGGCGCAGCCGGGTACGCCGGCGTTTCGCGCCGCGCTGCGCGATGAACTGGAGCACGCGCATGAGCTGGTGGTGCCGAACGGGGTCGTCAATACGAGCGCGAAGGATCACGTCGGGCTCGATCAGCGCGCCAGCGTGATGGGCATCATCAAGGACGGCAAGTTCACCTGGCTGAGCCAGTGA
- a CDS encoding NAD(P)H-binding protein produces MSTQPSSTVTGASRKRTVLLVGGTGLVGSACLKLLARDARVAEVRSLVRRASGAAITGAGHANRVIEHVVDFDRLDALPDGNEIFAVDAVICALGTTIRTAGSQAAFRKVDHEYPLSVGLEARRRGASRYALISAIGASAHARTFYSRVKGEVEDGLLKLGYPAVTIVRPSFLMGERQESRRLESIARGFGVVLPLKWRSIAADEVARALVSAALGDGQGVTIIENDALHRAAGLLR; encoded by the coding sequence ATGTCTACCCAACCGTCGTCGACCGTTACGGGCGCATCGCGCAAACGCACTGTTCTGCTGGTTGGCGGCACGGGGCTGGTCGGCAGTGCGTGTCTCAAGCTGCTCGCGCGCGACGCACGCGTGGCCGAAGTGCGTTCGCTCGTGCGGCGGGCCTCGGGCGCAGCGATAACGGGGGCGGGGCATGCGAACCGCGTGATCGAACATGTCGTCGATTTCGATCGACTTGACGCGCTGCCCGATGGCAACGAGATCTTTGCCGTCGATGCCGTGATCTGCGCGCTCGGCACGACGATCAGGACGGCGGGTTCCCAGGCGGCCTTCCGCAAGGTCGACCATGAGTATCCATTGAGCGTTGGACTAGAGGCGCGCCGTCGCGGCGCGTCGCGCTATGCGCTCATCAGTGCGATCGGCGCCAGCGCGCACGCAAGAACGTTCTACAGCCGCGTAAAGGGCGAAGTCGAAGACGGGCTGCTGAAGCTCGGCTATCCGGCCGTCACGATCGTGCGCCCGTCGTTCCTGATGGGGGAGCGGCAGGAGAGCCGTCGGTTGGAGAGTATCGCGCGTGGGTTCGGTGTGGTGTTGCCGCTGAAGTGGCGCTCGATCGCCGCCGACGAAGTGGCACGTGCGCTGGTATCGGCCGCGCTCGGCGACGGGCAGGGCGTGACGATCATCGAAAACGACGCACTGCATCGCGCCGCTGGGTTGCTCCGCTGA